The following proteins are co-located in the Manihot esculenta cultivar AM560-2 chromosome 7, M.esculenta_v8, whole genome shotgun sequence genome:
- the LOC110618989 gene encoding uncharacterized protein LOC110618989, producing MSPLQLFYIFIVLATFAPIQAIQYQLINNATGTPGGTRFEYEIGIPCSKQTLEFATNFIWQTFKQSDEGDRKNYEEVTMVVESFVGAAAYVLSNTINVNSDYIANYQGDVKNEVIGLLYHETTHVWQWFSNNEAPSGLIEGIADYVRLKAALAPLNWVKRGSGARRDEGYAVTAYFLEYCNWLKEGFVAELNALMKDSYSDDFFMQLLGKSVDELWNDYKSLYGN from the coding sequence ATGTCTCCCCTGCAGCTCTTCTACATCTTCATTGTCTTGGCGACGTTCGCACCGATCCAAGCCATTCAATACCAACTAATCAACAATGCCACCGGAACACCTGGTGGAACGAGATTCGAGTACGAAATCGGAATCCCCTGTAGCAAGCAGACCCTAGAGTTTGCCACAAATTTCATATGGCAAACCTTCAAGCAAAGTGATGAAGGTGATAGAAAGAATTATGAAGAGGTGACAATGGTGGTAGAAAGCTTTGTTGGGGCAGCAGCCTATGTTCTTTCCAACACCATTAATGTCAATTCAGATTATATAGCAAATTATCAAGGAGATGTGAAGAATGAAGTTATTGGACTTCTGTATCACGAGACCACTCATGTTTGGCAGTGGTTTAGCAACAATGAAGCACCCAGTGGCCTTATTGAGGGAATAGCTGATTATGTGAGGCTAAAAGCTGCATTGGCTCCCTTGAACTGGGTGAAGAGAGGCTCAGGGGCTCGACGGGATGAAGGCTATGCAGTCACCGCTTATTTTCTTGAGTATTGTAACTGGCTTAAAGAAGGATTTGTTGCTGAGCTTAATGCTTTGATGAAAGATTCTTATAGTGATGATTTTTTCATGCAGTTGCTTGGGAAGAGTGTTGATGAACTATGGAATGATTATAAGTCTCTATATGGGAATTAG